A section of the Streptomyces sp. V3I8 genome encodes:
- a CDS encoding class I SAM-dependent methyltransferase → MVTDWEWDDTLFLGAAAHYRRGRLPYSPGLADALAEALEPDGRGRLLDVGCGPGTVALTLAHLFDEVVGVDPDRGMIAEAVREATGRGVGGKARWVRARAEELPAGLGTFTVAVFAQSFHWMDRDPVAATVRDMLRPGGALVHISDLKARTRAVDGLPHPAVPYAALDELVARYLGPVRRAGRGVLARGTPSGEAAVFTRAGFTGLRRLVIPGGQVLERSADDVVAGVFSMSFSAPHLFGTRLDAFEADVRRLLREASPADRFSERQPGTEVFVWRRAPR, encoded by the coding sequence ATGGTCACCGACTGGGAGTGGGACGACACGCTGTTCCTGGGCGCGGCGGCCCACTACCGCCGCGGCAGGCTCCCCTACTCCCCCGGGCTGGCGGACGCGCTCGCCGAAGCCCTGGAACCCGACGGGCGAGGACGCCTCCTGGACGTGGGATGCGGACCCGGCACCGTCGCCCTGACCCTCGCCCACCTGTTCGACGAGGTCGTCGGCGTGGACCCGGACCGCGGGATGATCGCCGAAGCCGTGCGCGAGGCCACCGGGCGCGGGGTGGGCGGGAAGGCGCGGTGGGTGCGGGCCCGGGCCGAGGAACTGCCGGCCGGTCTCGGGACGTTCACCGTCGCCGTCTTCGCCCAGTCCTTCCACTGGATGGACCGCGACCCGGTGGCGGCGACCGTCAGGGACATGCTCCGGCCGGGCGGGGCCCTCGTCCACATCTCCGATCTGAAGGCGCGGACCCGGGCCGTCGACGGCCTGCCGCATCCCGCGGTGCCGTACGCGGCCCTGGACGAGCTGGTCGCACGCTACCTGGGCCCGGTCCGCAGGGCAGGCCGGGGCGTGCTGGCGCGGGGCACGCCGAGCGGGGAGGCGGCGGTGTTCACCCGCGCCGGATTCACCGGCCTGCGGCGCCTCGTGATCCCCGGCGGGCAGGTCCTGGAGCGCTCCGCCGACGACGTCGTGGCCGGCGTCTTCTCGATGTCGTTCTCGGCGCCGCATCTGTTCGGCACGCGTCTGGACGCCTTCGAGGCGGACGTACGCCGGCTGCTGCGCGAGGCCTCCCCGGCGGACCGCTTCTCCGAGCGGCAGCCGGGCACCGAGGTCTTCGTCTGGCGCCGGGCCCCCCGCTGA
- a CDS encoding sensor histidine kinase KdpD encodes MIRPAALRRRGGRDEHDGTGRGRPATGSAPSPAVARLRRTRRLMTLLFASTTAACLVVLATVAVHIDTRSRGAGLDHEVGSRAVGLSRAVWFDAGTLHLEPLREDELARGAQVLAVLRAAPGQAPSVRHAVPARSALPAPGRLDEVWRGVLEEQETVVVSAPAANGTRLRWAAAPVWDGDRIGAAVLVGTDPARGEHDHDVLVRWLALGCTALVCCAAAVGHLLSGRAMRPALRGLGQQEQFLAEAAHELRTPLAALRLVAERDGSSDEALRLVDRLSRLVTGLLARARAEAGAQPVERVPLRLDQLVETTVEELPDHGSVTVACEPVVVLGDPDLLAQAVRNLVENAQRHGGPAGSPVEVTVAPGLVTVRDHGAGVPRADRERVFARGVTGPATGTTGAGAGAGTAGAGAGTGAGLAIVRWVAELHHGTARLVDAPGGGLTAELRLPAHPAGTAAPPLRAQPS; translated from the coding sequence ATGATCCGTCCGGCCGCCCTGCGGCGCCGGGGCGGGCGGGACGAGCACGACGGGACGGGCCGCGGTCGCCCGGCGACTGGATCCGCCCCGTCCCCCGCCGTGGCCCGGCTGCGGCGCACCCGGCGCCTGATGACGCTCCTGTTCGCCTCGACGACCGCGGCCTGTCTCGTCGTGCTCGCCACGGTCGCCGTCCACATCGACACCCGGTCCCGCGGGGCCGGCCTCGACCACGAGGTCGGCAGCCGCGCCGTCGGCCTGTCGCGGGCGGTCTGGTTCGACGCGGGGACACTGCACCTGGAACCGCTGCGCGAGGACGAACTCGCGCGCGGCGCACAGGTGCTGGCGGTCCTGCGGGCGGCACCCGGACAGGCGCCGTCGGTGCGCCACGCCGTCCCCGCGCGTTCGGCGCTGCCCGCCCCGGGCCGGCTCGACGAGGTCTGGCGCGGTGTCCTCGAGGAGCAGGAGACCGTCGTCGTCAGCGCCCCCGCCGCGAACGGTACGCGGCTGCGGTGGGCGGCGGCCCCGGTCTGGGACGGCGACCGGATCGGCGCGGCGGTGCTGGTCGGCACGGATCCGGCGCGCGGTGAACACGATCACGACGTGCTGGTGCGCTGGCTGGCGCTCGGCTGCACGGCCCTGGTCTGCTGCGCGGCAGCCGTCGGTCATCTGCTGTCCGGCCGCGCCATGCGCCCCGCCCTGCGCGGCCTCGGCCAGCAGGAGCAGTTCCTGGCCGAGGCGGCGCACGAGCTGCGTACACCGCTGGCGGCGCTGCGGCTGGTGGCGGAGCGGGACGGCTCCTCCGACGAGGCCCTGCGGCTGGTGGACCGGCTGAGCCGGCTGGTCACCGGGCTGCTCGCGAGGGCCCGCGCGGAAGCCGGTGCGCAGCCGGTCGAGCGGGTGCCGTTGCGCCTCGACCAGCTGGTGGAGACCACGGTCGAGGAGCTGCCGGACCACGGGAGCGTCACCGTGGCCTGCGAACCCGTGGTGGTGCTCGGCGACCCCGACCTGCTGGCCCAGGCGGTGCGGAACCTGGTGGAGAACGCCCAGCGGCACGGCGGCCCGGCCGGATCGCCGGTGGAGGTCACCGTCGCACCGGGCCTCGTCACGGTCCGCGACCATGGCGCGGGCGTGCCGCGCGCGGACCGCGAGAGGGTCTTCGCCCGAGGCGTCACCGGCCCCGCCACGGGAACGACGGGAGCGGGGGCCGGCGCAGGAACGGCGGGAGCGGGCGCCGGGACGGGAGCAGGGCTCGCCATCGTCCGGTGGGTCGCCGAGCTGCACCACGGCACCGCCCGCCTGGTGGACGCGCCCGGCGGCGGCCTGACCGCCGAGCTGCGCCTGCCGGCGCACCCGGCCGGGACGGCCGCGCCCCCACTCCGCGCGCAGCCGTCCTAG
- a CDS encoding TetR/AcrR family transcriptional regulator produces the protein MAAPAAVPDGGPVRRDAGATKAAILRAARHLLARHAHGDITLKAVAERAGVSPPLIMKYFGNKETLFAQVMSFDEDAAVLLDAPVAALGRHMVRHVLVSQRERGADPLLRIVFAPFHGSQGDTLRTNFRTQVSDRLALRLDGSDAGLRAELAVSMLLGLGVMYGIARGGELRATPLDDIVGRYAPAVQAFLTP, from the coding sequence GTGGCCGCGCCCGCCGCCGTGCCGGACGGCGGCCCGGTCCGCCGGGACGCCGGAGCCACCAAGGCGGCCATCCTGCGCGCGGCCCGCCACCTCCTCGCACGGCACGCCCACGGAGACATCACCCTCAAGGCCGTGGCTGAACGGGCCGGTGTCAGCCCGCCCCTGATCATGAAGTACTTCGGCAACAAGGAGACCCTCTTCGCCCAGGTGATGTCCTTCGACGAGGACGCCGCCGTGCTGCTCGACGCACCCGTGGCGGCCCTCGGCCGTCACATGGTCCGCCACGTCCTGGTGAGCCAGCGCGAACGGGGCGCCGACCCGCTGCTGCGCATCGTCTTCGCCCCGTTCCACGGCAGTCAGGGAGACACGCTCCGCACCAACTTCCGTACCCAGGTGAGCGACCGGCTCGCCCTGCGCCTCGACGGCTCCGACGCCGGCCTGCGCGCCGAACTGGCCGTGAGCATGCTGCTCGGCCTGGGCGTGATGTACGGCATCGCGCGGGGCGGGGAACTGCGCGCGACGCCGCTCGACGACATCGTCGGCCGGTACGCACCCGCCGTGCAGGCCTTCCTGACACCGTGA
- a CDS encoding flavin monoamine oxidase family protein has product MDNSPPPSLHPQDTPPTRRSVVTAAGATVLAAGLTAATAAPATALSPVAVPSVAPAAAPPGVDPQAYTTVARAIAVYDEHDESLVPSYVRAVEHGLPPSRGRASKRVLIVGAGPAGLLAADLLHRVGHDVVVIEANDNRVGGRIKTFRTGGHENGEQPFADPRQYAEAGAMRLPASHPLLMALIEKFDLPRQEFLLVDVEVDNPAQRANRTWMHINGVHMRRADYERHPEKINDTFGVRGDNRTRTASAILAAALEPAHLLIRGKEGTALVEGWVKILKRYGHWSMYRYLTEVAGLDVRTIDLVGTVQNLTSRLHLSFLHSFLGSALIDPKTKFWELKGGTAVLVDALYAPVKNKVRLDRRAVRIERGDGGVRVHTVSEDCQTGDGGVTEVFEGDEVIVTVPFSGLRHVAFDPPLTYGKRRAITELHYDAATKVLLEFSRRWWEFTEEEWKEALDSVEDGLYARYRAGRVRDGRHLGAHRSVRDLGVTLSDDLKKCFSAFRPAVSGDPEAAHVRGGGSVSDNANRFTYFEHAHPMEGSDGGVVLASYSWSDDALKWDAYADEERYLRALAGVQAVFGRRCEVFFTGKCKTQSWMRDHYAYGEASVLFPGQHTELFPDIPRSEGPLHFAGCHTSIKPAWIEGALESAVRTALKVHTG; this is encoded by the coding sequence ATGGACAACTCCCCTCCTCCGTCCCTTCATCCGCAGGACACGCCGCCCACGAGGCGTTCGGTGGTCACGGCGGCCGGTGCCACGGTCCTCGCCGCCGGACTCACCGCCGCCACCGCCGCGCCCGCGACCGCCCTGAGCCCCGTCGCCGTACCCTCGGTGGCGCCGGCCGCGGCGCCACCCGGTGTCGATCCCCAGGCCTACACCACGGTCGCCCGCGCCATCGCCGTGTACGACGAGCACGACGAGTCCCTGGTCCCGTCCTACGTACGGGCCGTCGAGCACGGTCTGCCACCGAGCCGGGGCAGGGCGTCGAAGCGGGTCCTGATCGTCGGGGCCGGCCCGGCCGGTCTGCTCGCCGCCGATCTGCTCCACCGGGTGGGCCACGACGTCGTCGTGATCGAGGCCAACGACAACCGCGTCGGCGGCCGCATCAAGACCTTCCGCACAGGCGGTCACGAGAACGGCGAGCAGCCCTTCGCCGACCCCCGGCAGTACGCCGAGGCGGGGGCGATGCGCCTGCCCGCAAGCCACCCGCTCCTGATGGCGCTGATCGAGAAGTTCGATCTGCCGCGCCAGGAGTTCCTGCTGGTGGACGTGGAGGTCGACAACCCGGCGCAGCGCGCCAACCGCACCTGGATGCACATCAACGGCGTCCACATGCGCCGGGCCGACTACGAGCGGCACCCCGAGAAGATCAACGACACCTTCGGCGTCAGGGGCGACAACCGTACGAGGACCGCCTCGGCCATCCTCGCGGCCGCCCTGGAGCCCGCGCACCTGCTCATCCGCGGCAAGGAGGGCACGGCTCTCGTCGAGGGATGGGTCAAGATCCTCAAGCGGTACGGCCACTGGTCCATGTACCGGTACCTCACCGAGGTCGCCGGCCTCGACGTCCGGACCATCGACCTCGTCGGCACCGTACAGAACCTGACCTCGCGGCTGCACCTCTCCTTCCTGCACAGCTTCCTGGGCAGCGCGCTGATCGACCCGAAGACGAAGTTCTGGGAGCTCAAGGGCGGCACCGCGGTGCTCGTCGACGCGCTGTACGCACCGGTGAAGAACAAGGTGCGGCTCGACAGGCGTGCCGTGCGCATCGAACGCGGCGACGGCGGCGTACGGGTGCACACCGTGTCGGAGGACTGCCAGACCGGCGACGGCGGTGTCACGGAGGTCTTCGAGGGCGACGAGGTGATCGTCACCGTGCCCTTCTCCGGGCTGCGCCACGTGGCCTTCGACCCGCCCCTGACCTACGGCAAGCGCCGCGCCATCACGGAACTGCACTACGACGCCGCGACCAAGGTGCTGCTGGAGTTCTCCCGGCGCTGGTGGGAGTTCACCGAGGAGGAGTGGAAGGAGGCGCTGGACTCCGTCGAGGACGGCCTCTACGCCAGGTACCGGGCCGGCAGGGTCAGGGACGGCAGACACCTGGGCGCACACCGGTCCGTACGGGACCTGGGGGTGACCCTCTCCGACGACCTCAAGAAGTGCTTCTCGGCCTTCCGCCCCGCCGTGTCCGGCGATCCCGAGGCCGCCCACGTCCGCGGCGGCGGCTCCGTCAGCGACAACGCCAACCGCTTCACGTACTTCGAGCACGCGCACCCCATGGAGGGCAGCGACGGCGGTGTCGTCCTCGCCTCCTACAGCTGGTCCGACGACGCCCTGAAGTGGGACGCGTACGCCGACGAGGAGCGGTACCTGCGCGCGCTCGCCGGAGTGCAGGCCGTCTTCGGCCGCCGCTGCGAGGTGTTCTTCACCGGCAAGTGCAAGACCCAGTCGTGGATGCGCGACCACTACGCCTACGGCGAGGCCTCCGTCCTCTTCCCCGGTCAGCACACGGAGCTGTTCCCCGACATCCCGAGGTCGGAGGGGCCCCTGCACTTCGCGGGGTGTCACACGTCGATCAAGCCCGCCTGGATCGAGGGCGCCCTCGAATCCGCCGTCCGTACGGCGCTGAAGGTCCACACCGGCTGA
- a CDS encoding cobalt-precorrin-6A reductase: MHVLILGGTTEARHLAGLLHGTPGLDLTSSLAGRVAGPRLPPGGVRVGGFGGAGAMAAWLREHAVDVLVDATHPFAATISFHAAQAAGAAGIPLLALRRPGWIPVEGDVWHEAGSLARAAELLPGLGRRVFLTTGRTGLAAFAGLDDLWFLVRSVDAPEPPGPARMEVLLDRGPFDLDGERGLLRRHRVDVVVTKDSGGAATAPKLTAAREAGLPVVVVRRPPVPEGVPVAADAGAAARWVAEHLGHDVAPPAGR; encoded by the coding sequence ATGCACGTACTGATTCTCGGCGGCACGACGGAAGCCCGGCACCTGGCCGGGCTGCTGCACGGCACCCCCGGTCTCGACCTGACCAGTTCACTGGCGGGGCGGGTCGCCGGCCCCCGGCTCCCGCCGGGCGGGGTCCGGGTCGGCGGCTTCGGCGGGGCCGGGGCGATGGCGGCGTGGCTGCGCGAGCACGCGGTGGACGTGCTCGTCGATGCCACCCACCCGTTCGCCGCGACGATCAGCTTCCACGCGGCGCAGGCGGCCGGCGCGGCCGGGATCCCCCTGCTGGCGCTGCGCCGTCCCGGCTGGATCCCGGTCGAGGGCGACGTCTGGCACGAGGCCGGTTCGCTGGCGCGGGCCGCGGAGCTGCTGCCGGGGCTCGGGCGGCGGGTGTTCCTCACCACCGGGCGCACGGGCCTGGCCGCGTTCGCGGGCCTGGACGACCTGTGGTTCCTCGTACGGTCCGTCGACGCACCGGAGCCGCCGGGACCGGCCCGCATGGAGGTCCTGCTCGACCGCGGTCCCTTCGACCTCGACGGGGAGCGCGGGCTGCTGCGCCGCCACCGCGTCGACGTCGTGGTGACGAAGGACAGCGGGGGCGCCGCCACCGCGCCGAAGCTGACCGCCGCGCGGGAGGCCGGGCTGCCGGTGGTCGTGGTCCGCCGGCCGCCGGTTCCCGAGGGGGTCCCGGTGGCGGCCGATGCCGGGGCGGCGGCCCGCTGGGTCGCGGAACACCTCGGCCACGACGTCGCGCCGCCCGCCGGCAGATGA
- a CDS encoding response regulator transcription factor: MRVLVLEDDPELGPVVAAQLRGAGFAVDLARTLAEADLKLSVNRYDCVVADRSVPDGDSLTLLAAHRRTGSALPFLLLTALDAVRDRVAGFEHGADDYLVKPFAFAELVVRVRALCRREQPARLPVLRADDLEVDLPRRRVSRAGVLLSLSAKEFAVLEVLMLRAGEVVTRTELIESCWDEASEPMSNVVDVLIGQLRRRLGAPDPIGTVRGVGYRLGGTGREPDTGART, translated from the coding sequence ATGCGCGTATTGGTCTTGGAGGACGATCCCGAGCTCGGGCCCGTCGTCGCAGCTCAGCTGCGGGGTGCGGGGTTCGCCGTCGACCTCGCGCGGACGCTCGCCGAAGCGGATCTCAAGCTCTCGGTCAACCGCTACGACTGTGTCGTGGCCGACCGCTCGGTGCCGGACGGCGACTCGCTCACGCTGCTCGCCGCACACCGGCGGACCGGATCGGCCCTGCCCTTCCTGCTGCTGACGGCGCTGGACGCGGTGCGCGACCGGGTGGCCGGTTTCGAGCACGGGGCGGACGACTACCTGGTCAAGCCCTTCGCCTTCGCCGAACTGGTCGTACGGGTGCGTGCGCTGTGCCGCAGGGAGCAGCCGGCGCGGTTGCCGGTCCTTCGGGCGGACGACCTGGAGGTCGACCTTCCCAGGCGCCGTGTCTCCAGAGCCGGGGTGCTGCTCAGCCTGTCCGCGAAGGAGTTCGCGGTGCTGGAGGTGCTGATGCTGCGCGCCGGTGAGGTGGTGACGCGCACGGAGCTGATCGAGAGCTGCTGGGACGAGGCGAGCGAGCCGATGTCCAACGTGGTGGACGTGCTGATCGGGCAACTGCGACGGCGGCTCGGGGCGCCCGACCCCATCGGGACGGTGCGCGGGGTCGGCTACCGGCTGGGCGGGACCGGTCGGGAGCCGGACACCGGGGCGCGTACGTGA
- a CDS encoding cytochrome P450, producing the protein MTYEEEGAARSRSSPSTAAGRRGGAGTGKPRATLRWSGTFLPFGAGKHKCIGDRFALTELITAVATIVRQVRFDLPPGQIVRPVARATVRPGTLLMKVAPPYDGKSGLSSSSV; encoded by the coding sequence GTGACGTACGAGGAGGAGGGAGCGGCGCGCTCACGCTCTTCGCCGTCGACCGCGGCCGGCAGGCGGGGCGGGGCGGGGACGGGAAAGCCTCGCGCAACCCTCAGGTGGTCAGGAACGTTTCTCCCCTTCGGGGCGGGCAAGCACAAGTGCATCGGCGACCGGTTCGCCCTCACCGAGCTGATCACCGCCGTCGCGACGATCGTCCGGCAGGTGCGGTTCGACCTCCCTCCCGGCCAAATCGTGCGGCCGGTGGCCCGGGCCACCGTACGGCCCGGGACCCTGCTGATGAAGGTCGCCCCGCCCTATGACGGAAAGAGTGGTTTGAGCTCCTCGTCCGTGTGA
- a CDS encoding glycoside hydrolase family 9 protein → MNLSRRTVLPATVAAGLGTLLVAGSLYGLPFGDEPAPTEVAVRVDQVGYVRGESKRAYVMGPAAALAGARFKVVDAGDDVVTAGRLGPSTGRWNAEYSSVRTIDLSALDTTGTYRVVLTGSASGRSPAFRVAGARELMTPLVRDNVRFLQAQRDGADVHPGAAGARGRTLRHGPSHLADRDAAVHAPPRYDEEGTELLDERLSPTGERVDVSGGWFDAGDFLKFTGTTSYSVAELLLAQRDLPDLEELSAEASHGLAWLDRMWDGDSGTLYAQVGIGVGNDAVRTDHDVWRLPEADDRLDVSPGDPDDAIKHRPVFRAAEPGEAVSASLAGRVAAAFALAAQRAAGTDEEEARTWLDKAAAVYALADTRPDPDEPPLTAFPPTFYPEDSWQDDMEFGGAELALAARELGDDREGDWAGDAARWAGAYLRSDVRGTLGVADVSALAHVDLATVLDGGRTHGIGAEELYEDLRRQLEDGVARAGHDPFGAGAVYDDFDAVPHTFGLVATARLYARATGDTRYAAFAGRQRGWALGANAWGTSFVIGAGEVYPHCPEHPLANLRGSHDGTGAILRGAVVNGPNAADRLEELNSFPTMRKCTAAPPTGAWSDFDGKGARYLDDVGAWQTVEPALDFTTTALLAFTLTAG, encoded by the coding sequence ATGAACCTTTCGCGCAGAACCGTGCTGCCGGCCACCGTGGCCGCGGGACTCGGCACCCTGCTCGTCGCCGGAAGCCTGTACGGCCTGCCCTTCGGTGACGAGCCCGCCCCGACTGAGGTCGCCGTCAGGGTCGACCAGGTCGGCTATGTGCGCGGCGAGTCGAAGCGTGCCTACGTCATGGGGCCCGCGGCGGCACTCGCGGGCGCGCGCTTCAAGGTCGTCGACGCCGGGGACGACGTGGTCACGGCCGGCAGGCTCGGGCCCTCCACCGGCCGCTGGAACGCCGAGTACTCCTCGGTACGCACCATCGACCTCTCCGCGCTGGACACCACCGGCACCTACCGCGTCGTGCTGACCGGGAGCGCGTCCGGCCGCTCGCCCGCCTTCCGGGTCGCCGGGGCCCGCGAGCTGATGACCCCGCTGGTCCGGGACAACGTCCGGTTCCTGCAGGCGCAGCGCGACGGAGCCGACGTGCACCCCGGTGCCGCGGGCGCCCGGGGGCGGACCCTGCGGCACGGGCCGTCCCATCTCGCCGACCGGGACGCGGCCGTCCACGCCCCGCCGCGGTACGACGAGGAGGGCACCGAGCTGCTCGACGAGCGGCTGAGCCCGACCGGGGAGCGGGTCGACGTCTCGGGTGGCTGGTTCGACGCGGGCGACTTCCTGAAGTTCACCGGCACCACGTCCTACTCGGTCGCCGAACTGCTCCTCGCGCAGCGCGACCTGCCGGACCTGGAGGAGCTGTCCGCCGAGGCCTCGCACGGACTGGCCTGGCTGGACAGGATGTGGGACGGGGACAGCGGGACGCTCTACGCACAGGTCGGCATCGGCGTGGGCAACGACGCCGTACGGACGGACCACGACGTGTGGCGGCTGCCGGAGGCCGACGACCGGCTGGACGTGTCACCCGGTGACCCGGACGACGCGATCAAGCACCGGCCGGTCTTCCGTGCCGCCGAGCCGGGCGAGGCGGTCAGCGCCAGTCTGGCGGGCCGGGTGGCCGCGGCGTTCGCCCTCGCCGCACAGCGCGCGGCCGGTACGGACGAGGAGGAGGCCCGGACCTGGCTGGACAAGGCCGCCGCCGTCTACGCCCTGGCCGACACCCGGCCCGACCCCGACGAGCCGCCCCTCACCGCGTTCCCGCCCACCTTCTACCCCGAGGACTCCTGGCAGGACGACATGGAGTTCGGCGGCGCCGAACTGGCCCTGGCCGCACGGGAACTGGGGGACGACCGGGAGGGCGACTGGGCCGGCGACGCGGCTCGCTGGGCCGGGGCGTACCTGCGCTCCGACGTGCGGGGCACCCTCGGGGTCGCGGACGTCAGCGCCCTGGCGCACGTCGACCTGGCCACCGTCCTGGACGGCGGCCGGACGCACGGGATCGGGGCCGAGGAGCTGTACGAGGACCTGCGCCGCCAGCTGGAGGACGGCGTGGCCCGCGCCGGGCACGACCCGTTCGGGGCCGGCGCCGTCTACGACGACTTCGACGCCGTGCCGCACACGTTCGGGCTGGTGGCCACCGCCCGTCTGTACGCGAGGGCGACGGGGGACACCCGTTACGCGGCCTTCGCCGGCCGGCAGCGGGGCTGGGCCCTGGGCGCCAATGCCTGGGGGACGAGCTTCGTGATCGGCGCCGGCGAGGTCTATCCGCACTGCCCGGAACACCCGCTGGCGAACCTCCGGGGCAGCCACGACGGGACGGGCGCCATCCTGCGGGGCGCCGTGGTCAACGGCCCCAACGCGGCGGACAGGCTGGAGGAGCTGAACAGCTTCCCGACCATGAGGAAGTGCACGGCCGCCCCGCCGACGGGGGCCTGGAGCGACTTCGACGGCAAGGGCGCGCGCTACCTGGACGACGTGGGCGCCTGGCAGACCGTGGAGCCCGCGCTGGACTTCACCACCACGGCGCTGCTGGCCTTCACCCTGACCGCAGGATGA